A single region of the Lotus japonicus ecotype B-129 chromosome 4, LjGifu_v1.2 genome encodes:
- the LOC130712757 gene encoding uncharacterized protein LOC130712757 has translation MCSSNKGNFLELLDFLSNHNDTIHQVLKNARGNLKLIAPKIQKDIIRVAACETTRVILDDLGDNLFAILVDESRDISIKEQMGVDLCYVNEKGQVIERLLGLIHVPNTNVLSLKFALDSLFAKHGISLSRLRGQEYDGASNMQGEFNRLKSLILKENSCAFYIHCFAHQLQLALVTVAKRHVEMALFFNTVANLCNSAGAPCKRRDIVHESQIARVKEALQNGEISSGRGLNQEIAIKKARDT, from the coding sequence ATGTGTTCAAGTAATAAGGGGAATTTCCTGGAGCTTCTAGATTTTCTTTCCAACCACAATGATACTATTCATCAAGTTTTAAAGAATGCTCGTGGAAATCTAAAACTCATAGCTCCTAAAATACAAAAAGATATTATTAGAGTTGCTGCTTGTGAGACTACTAGAGTTATTCTTGATGATTTGGGTGATAATTTATTTGCTATTTTGGTTGATGAATCTCGAGATATCTCAATTAAGGAACAAATGGGTGTGGATTTATGTTATGTGAATGAGAAAGGACAAGTTATAGAGCGTCTTCTTGGTCTTATTCATGTTCCCAATACTAATGTTTTATCACTAAAGTTTGCTTTGGACTCATTGTTTGCAAAACATGGGATAAGCTTGTCAAGATTACGTGGACAAGAATACGATGGAGCAAGTAATATGCAAGGTGAGTTTAATAGGCTCAAAAGCTTGATATTGAAAGAGAATAGTTGTGCATTCTATATTCATTGTTTTGCTCATCAACTTCAATTAGCTCTTGTTACAGTAGCAAAAAGGCATGTTGAAATGGCATTGTTTTTTAATACAGTTGCTAATTTGTGTAATAGTGCTGGAGCTCCATGTAAGCGTCGAGATATTGTTCACGAAAGTCAAATTGCTAGGGTGAAAGAAGCATTGCAAAATGGAGAAATTTCTAGTGGGCGTGGTTTGAATCAAGAAATTGCCATCAAGAAGGCCAGGGATACTTGA
- the LOC130712758 gene encoding uncharacterized protein LOC130712758, producing MIDVLEIVEEDGKSLDQRAEAGALLDSVQSFEFVFILPLMKNILGITSELSQALQRKDQDIVNAMKLVSVSKQRLQAMRDDGWHSLLNVVSLFCEKHNVVIPNMIDIFQKHGRSRRKMEKVSNLHHFQVELFYQAIDQHIQELNNRFTEANTELLLCVACLSPRDSFVAFDKEKLIRLAQFYPSEFSHVELLVLDSQL from the coding sequence ATGATTGATGTTCTTGAAATTGTTGAGGAAGATGGCAAAAGTTTGGACCAAAGAGCTGAAGCAGGTGCTTTGTTGGATTCTGTTCAATCTTTCgaatttgtttttatcttacccttgatgaaaaatattttggGGATTACAAGTGAATTATCTCAAGCATTACAAAGAAAAGATCAAGATATTGTGAATGCTATGAAATTGGTGTCAGTATCAAAGCAAAGGTTGCAAGCCATGAGAGATGATGGTTGGCATTCTTTACTCAATGTGGTTTCATTATTCTGTGAAAAACACAATGTTGTCATTCCAAATATGATTGATATCTTTCAAAAACATGGAAGATCAAGGCGCAAAATGGAGAAAGTCTCTAATTTGCATCATTTTCAAGTTGAATTATTCTATCAAGCGATTGACCAACATATTCAAGAGTTGAATAATCGTTTTACAGAAGCTAATACTGAATTACTTCTTTGTGTAGCTTGCTTGAGTCCAAGAGATTCATTTGTTGCATTTGATAAGGAAAAGTTGATTCGTTTGGCTCAATTCTATCCTTCGGAATTTTCTCATGTGGAACTTTTGGTACTAGATAGTCAGCTTTAA